A genomic stretch from Algoriphagus halophilus includes:
- the dinB gene encoding DNA polymerase IV codes for MEGKRSIVHMDLDSYFVSVERLFDSRLNGKPILIGGSGDRGVVASCSYEARKFGVHSAMPMRTARQLCPEALIIRGDFEKYSQKSHEVTEIIREEVPLFEKSSIDEFYIDLTGMDRFFGCFKLSQQIRQRIMKETGLPISLGLSENKTVSKVATGEAKPNNEKQVLFGEEKPFLAPLSVRKIPMIGEKTSQTLYNMGVRKVHTLQQMPAELLQATFGKNGNMIWEKANGIDRSPVTPYSEAKSISTENTFEQDTIDVKMLEATLVAMCEQLAGKLRQNLQLTACVSVKIRYSDFDTHTVQQRIPYTSADHTLIPLVKELFRKLYSRRMLIRLIGVRFSSLVYGNYQIKLFEDTQEQINLYQAMDKINGKFGEKTICRAVGMSVGRRRFNPFNGMAV; via the coding sequence ATGGAAGGGAAGAGAAGCATCGTGCACATGGATTTGGATTCCTATTTTGTGTCGGTAGAACGGTTATTTGACAGCAGGCTCAACGGGAAGCCTATATTGATCGGGGGCTCAGGAGACCGTGGGGTCGTAGCTTCCTGTAGTTATGAAGCAAGAAAATTCGGGGTACACTCTGCCATGCCCATGCGTACTGCCAGGCAACTTTGTCCCGAGGCATTGATCATCCGAGGAGATTTCGAAAAGTACAGTCAAAAATCCCACGAGGTCACCGAGATCATCCGGGAGGAAGTCCCTTTGTTTGAAAAATCCTCCATCGATGAATTCTACATCGACCTTACGGGAATGGATCGCTTTTTCGGTTGCTTTAAGCTTTCGCAGCAAATCCGACAACGCATCATGAAAGAAACCGGGCTGCCTATTTCCCTGGGACTCTCAGAAAACAAAACTGTCTCCAAAGTAGCTACGGGTGAAGCTAAACCCAATAATGAAAAACAGGTTCTTTTTGGGGAAGAAAAGCCTTTTCTCGCCCCTCTTTCGGTACGGAAAATCCCCATGATCGGAGAGAAAACCTCCCAAACGCTCTACAATATGGGCGTTCGGAAAGTGCATACCTTGCAGCAAATGCCAGCCGAACTCCTGCAGGCTACTTTTGGGAAAAATGGGAATATGATCTGGGAAAAGGCTAATGGCATCGACCGGTCTCCGGTAACTCCTTACTCTGAAGCCAAGTCCATCTCTACGGAAAACACCTTCGAACAGGATACCATTGATGTGAAAATGCTGGAAGCAACGCTCGTGGCCATGTGTGAGCAACTCGCCGGAAAGCTGCGTCAAAACCTACAGTTAACAGCCTGTGTGAGTGTCAAGATTCGCTATTCGGATTTTGATACCCACACCGTGCAGCAACGCATCCCCTATACTTCCGCAGACCATACACTGATCCCACTGGTCAAGGAACTTTTCCGTAAGCTCTACAGCCGCCGCATGTTAATCCGCCTGATTGGAGTACGTTTCAGTTCGCTGGTTTATGGGAATTATCAGATCAAACTCTTTGAAGACACCCAGGAGCAAATCAACCTGTACCAGGCCATGGACAAAATCAATGGAAAGTTTGGAGAAAAAACCATCTGCCGAGCCGTAGGCATGAGCGTAGGAAGAAGAAGGTTCAACCCATTCAATGGAATGGCTGTATGA
- a CDS encoding XRE family transcriptional regulator has translation MTLNANIKFLRKKKSLTQEMLASALGISRSKLAGYELNVNPPLETLVKLSDHLGVSVDILLREDLTSYSEYKLRELLETDQFLRGRKLRVLATTVDEQGRELIEVVSQRAKASYLAGFADPEYIAELPRFALPFLPMDKKHRVFQVDGDSMLPIPDGAWIVCEYVDDWLSIKNGERYVVVTEQDGVTFKLAYNRIQKEKKLLLCSANPIYPPFEVEIEQVREIWRYRLAMS, from the coding sequence ATGACTTTAAACGCCAACATTAAGTTTCTAAGAAAGAAAAAATCGCTCACCCAAGAGATGTTAGCCTCTGCCTTGGGGATTTCCAGGTCTAAACTGGCAGGCTATGAGCTCAATGTCAATCCTCCCTTGGAAACCTTGGTGAAGCTATCGGATCATCTGGGGGTATCAGTGGATATTTTGCTTCGGGAAGATTTGACATCTTATTCGGAATATAAGCTTCGTGAATTGCTGGAAACAGACCAGTTTCTGAGAGGAAGAAAACTTCGGGTTTTGGCGACGACCGTGGATGAACAGGGGAGGGAGCTAATCGAAGTGGTTTCCCAACGTGCCAAAGCAAGTTACCTGGCCGGTTTTGCCGATCCGGAATACATTGCTGAACTGCCTCGATTTGCCTTGCCATTTCTACCCATGGATAAAAAGCATCGCGTGTTTCAGGTAGATGGAGATTCTATGCTCCCCATCCCTGATGGAGCTTGGATCGTTTGTGAATATGTAGATGATTGGCTGTCCATCAAAAATGGGGAACGCTATGTGGTGGTGACCGAACAGGATGGCGTAACTTTTAAACTGGCGTACAATCGAATCCAAAAAGAAAAGAAGTTGCTACTTTGTTCCGCCAATCCGATTTACCCGCCTTTTGAGGTGGAGATTGAACAGGTAAGGGAGATTTGGAGGTATCGATTAGCGATGAGTTGA
- a CDS encoding methylated-DNA--[protein]-cysteine S-methyltransferase, whose translation MPIIATTLGNMLIELDEGKLTLLRFTEDPVSDESLEGMVKEVKHQLDEYLSGKRKVFDLPLDLKGTDFQKSVWQAVNEIPFGQTTTYMKLSQKLGNPAAIRAVGAAIGANPILVIVPCHRIIGTNGQLTGYAGGLERKQALLELEGFPVQQSLF comes from the coding sequence ATGCCAATTATAGCCACCACCCTGGGAAACATGCTCATCGAACTAGATGAGGGGAAACTCACTTTACTTCGGTTTACCGAGGATCCGGTGAGTGATGAATCCTTAGAAGGAATGGTGAAGGAAGTAAAACATCAGCTGGATGAGTACCTCTCTGGCAAGAGAAAAGTATTTGATCTTCCTTTGGATTTAAAAGGAACAGATTTTCAAAAAAGTGTTTGGCAGGCCGTGAATGAAATCCCTTTCGGACAAACGACTACCTATATGAAATTGTCCCAAAAACTGGGAAACCCAGCAGCAATTCGTGCGGTGGGAGCAGCTATTGGAGCCAATCCCATTTTGGTGATTGTTCCCTGCCACAGGATTATCGGTACGAATGGTCAGCTGACAGGCTATGCAGGAGGCTTGGAAAGAAAACAAGCACTGCTGGAGTTGGAAGGTTTTCCTGTCCAACAGAGCTTGTTTTGA
- a CDS encoding RidA family protein has protein sequence MKLKQLILGLAFIFCLPMMVQAQNPEAKIKELGLNLPEVGAPMGTYVKWRQVGNVLYLAGNGPDVYGKVGADLTVEEGYQAARETGVEILAVLKAATGGDLSRIKQFVKVLGMVNSAPDFTKHPAVINGFSDLMVEVFGEAGKHARSAVGVAALPNDIAVEIEVIVELKD, from the coding sequence ATGAAATTGAAACAATTAATCCTCGGATTGGCATTCATCTTTTGCCTTCCAATGATGGTACAGGCTCAAAATCCTGAAGCAAAAATCAAAGAATTAGGCCTCAACCTACCTGAAGTCGGTGCACCTATGGGGACTTACGTTAAATGGCGACAAGTAGGAAATGTGCTTTATCTTGCCGGAAATGGACCTGATGTGTACGGCAAAGTGGGAGCTGATCTAACCGTGGAAGAGGGGTATCAAGCTGCTAGAGAAACAGGCGTAGAAATTCTGGCAGTGCTCAAAGCTGCTACGGGCGGGGATCTGAGCCGAATCAAACAATTTGTAAAAGTATTGGGAATGGTCAATTCTGCTCCTGACTTCACCAAGCATCCTGCAGTCATCAATGGTTTTTCTGACTTGATGGTAGAAGTGTTTGGAGAAGCGGGGAAGCATGCAAGATCTGCCGTGGGTGTGGCAGCACTGCCCAATGATATTGCCGTAGAAATAGAGGTAATCGTCGAACTGAAAGACTAG
- a CDS encoding GNAT family N-acetyltransferase: MSDLSIIPYSPDYKADFVAITKAWVEDYFTLEPFDIAQLENPEQVIIQPGGDIIFAKMGDEVVGTVGLAKAEDGIFEMVKMGVKPVAQGKGVGMLLGKAIIEKAKEMGGKKLVLYSSTKLQPALHIYKKLGFYESVPEAGKYCRCDVKMELDLV; this comes from the coding sequence ATGAGCGATCTAAGCATAATTCCATATTCTCCTGATTACAAAGCTGATTTTGTAGCGATCACCAAAGCTTGGGTAGAAGATTATTTTACGCTGGAACCCTTTGATATTGCTCAGCTGGAAAATCCTGAGCAGGTAATCATCCAACCTGGAGGGGATATTATTTTTGCCAAGATGGGCGATGAAGTTGTGGGCACTGTAGGCCTTGCGAAAGCAGAAGATGGAATTTTTGAAATGGTGAAAATGGGAGTGAAGCCAGTTGCCCAAGGAAAGGGCGTAGGTATGTTATTGGGTAAGGCCATTATTGAAAAGGCCAAAGAAATGGGAGGGAAGAAACTGGTCCTGTATAGTAGTACCAAACTTCAGCCAGCCTTACATATTTACAAAAAACTTGGTTTTTATGAATCGGTGCCAGAAGCGGGTAAATATTGTAGATGTGATGTGAAGATGGAGTTAGACCTGGTCTAG
- a CDS encoding universal stress protein, whose protein sequence is MKTILVPFDFSPYAVAALQTAYKISHKSGAEILCVTVVPTELDWEFLSEEAKAKHSQVLDEYNEAMEVLPSYLRNIAPAKAPIKPIVKIGVPFESILQVAKEYSTDLIVLGAYGKGNGGVNFIGSTLQKILRNSPYPVLAVKELLDGNGFRKVGFASNFDPASKTAFERIKPLVKLFRASVHLVFVNTPAHFTNSIEVEERMNHFMKGFEELTFHKHVFNYSDPETGLEKFSDLHKIGLMAMVSGHHEKIPNYQIGTTETLVFQSDLAVLSIKV, encoded by the coding sequence ATGAAGACTATACTCGTTCCTTTTGATTTCTCTCCCTATGCTGTTGCCGCTTTGCAGACTGCTTATAAAATCAGTCATAAGTCAGGTGCAGAAATTTTATGTGTTACCGTGGTCCCCACCGAATTGGACTGGGAATTTTTATCTGAAGAGGCAAAAGCCAAACATTCTCAAGTTCTGGATGAATACAATGAAGCCATGGAAGTCTTGCCCTCCTATTTAAGAAATATTGCTCCTGCCAAAGCCCCGATCAAACCTATCGTGAAAATTGGTGTTCCATTTGAATCAATTCTTCAGGTTGCAAAGGAGTATTCCACCGACTTGATTGTCTTGGGAGCTTATGGAAAAGGGAATGGGGGAGTGAATTTTATTGGGAGTACCCTTCAGAAAATCTTAAGAAATTCTCCTTATCCTGTTCTTGCAGTCAAGGAACTATTGGATGGGAATGGGTTTCGGAAAGTAGGTTTTGCCTCAAATTTTGATCCGGCTTCCAAAACGGCATTTGAACGTATCAAGCCATTGGTTAAACTTTTTAGAGCCAGTGTGCATCTGGTTTTTGTCAATACCCCTGCTCATTTTACCAATTCGATTGAAGTGGAGGAACGTATGAATCATTTTATGAAGGGCTTTGAGGAGCTCACCTTCCATAAACACGTGTTTAATTATTCCGATCCTGAAACCGGACTAGAGAAATTCAGTGATTTGCATAAAATAGGATTGATGGCTATGGTTTCCGGTCATCATGAAAAAATCCCGAATTATCAGATTGGAACGACTGAAACGCTGGTGTTTCAAAGTGACTTGGCTGTGCTCAGTATTAAAGTCTGA
- a CDS encoding DUF6089 family protein: protein MRKLLFIGLFICTWSAANSQSFYRYRFEEPWSIGASIGPTQYFGELYSFWKYQEGIQPDWNATFSVRRTIGTHLRTRLEGTYYKMSGADEPSDPRAFRFPRNLTFRAKNWEISSIFEYHWHPVKVPNIHRPLWNPYIFAGLALSTNNPETQLDGEWVDLRPLQLENNPYERYIIAFPMGLGLKYKLNVYMDLTFEGNYRFTLTDYMDDISAYNVSEFYLDLVEDYVDGSNPDRLRLAIRNPQFLDDNGMPDVDKILKNGGRIRRGSGLRHRFDGYLTINIGLEIHLSEDIFENWIFRDRIYEKRFRFW from the coding sequence ATGAGAAAACTGTTATTCATAGGTCTGTTTATCTGCACTTGGTCAGCCGCCAATTCTCAAAGCTTTTACCGCTATCGATTTGAAGAACCCTGGTCTATCGGAGCAAGTATAGGACCTACCCAATATTTTGGAGAGTTATATTCCTTTTGGAAATATCAGGAAGGAATCCAGCCAGATTGGAACGCCACCTTTTCGGTGAGAAGAACGATAGGAACGCACCTTCGGACAAGGTTGGAAGGCACTTATTACAAAATGTCCGGTGCGGATGAACCTTCAGATCCAAGAGCCTTCAGATTTCCCAGAAATCTAACCTTCCGAGCCAAAAACTGGGAGATTTCCAGCATCTTCGAATACCATTGGCACCCGGTCAAAGTACCCAATATCCATAGACCACTTTGGAACCCCTATATTTTTGCAGGATTGGCATTGTCCACCAATAATCCTGAAACACAGCTAGATGGAGAGTGGGTGGATTTAAGACCCTTACAACTCGAAAACAACCCCTACGAGCGTTACATCATCGCTTTCCCAATGGGACTGGGCCTTAAATACAAGTTAAATGTATACATGGACCTGACGTTTGAGGGGAATTATAGATTCACGCTCACCGACTATATGGATGATATTTCCGCCTACAATGTCAGTGAATTTTACCTGGATCTGGTGGAAGATTATGTAGATGGAAGCAATCCAGATCGCTTGAGGCTTGCCATTAGAAACCCTCAGTTTTTAGATGACAATGGGATGCCAGATGTAGATAAAATCCTAAAAAATGGAGGCAGAATCAGAAGAGGCTCTGGATTGAGGCACCGCTTTGATGGATACTTGACCATCAACATAGGACTGGAAATCCACCTATCCGAAGACATCTTCGAAAACTGGATCTTCAGGGATCGAATCTACGAGAAGCGATTTAGATTCTGGTAA
- a CDS encoding mechanosensitive ion channel family protein — MQENLNQVAKEKASSFIEWFQDLMNYSLFNLGDSKLTIGLIITLSISFVALFVVTEWIRRFMVHKVLKRYHIDVGTKQSIGTMIKYLLILGGIFSILQTNGIDLSAFGILAGALGVGIGFGLQNITNNFISGLIILFEQPIKVGDRIEVGDVTGDVIKISARSTMIVTNDNITIIVPNSQFIDSQVINWSHNERKIRFNFPVGVSYKENPEKVREILLDVANANKGVLTTPEPDVLFEDYGDSSINFNLRVWTSEYINRPKILKSQLYYEIFRRFGEEGIEIPFPQRDLHLRSGFENMIK, encoded by the coding sequence ATGCAAGAAAATCTAAATCAAGTAGCAAAAGAAAAAGCTTCCTCATTTATAGAATGGTTTCAGGACCTCATGAATTACAGCCTTTTCAATTTGGGAGACTCTAAACTTACCATTGGATTAATCATTACCCTATCCATTTCATTCGTCGCGCTATTTGTCGTGACAGAATGGATCAGACGGTTTATGGTCCATAAGGTTCTGAAACGATACCATATCGATGTAGGTACCAAGCAATCTATTGGGACCATGATCAAATATCTATTGATTCTGGGAGGGATCTTTTCCATCCTACAAACCAATGGGATTGATCTTAGTGCTTTTGGGATTTTGGCCGGTGCCTTGGGTGTGGGTATTGGTTTTGGTCTTCAGAATATCACCAACAATTTCATCAGTGGACTGATTATCCTATTTGAGCAACCCATCAAAGTCGGAGATCGAATTGAAGTGGGAGATGTAACAGGGGATGTAATCAAGATTTCTGCACGGTCCACTATGATTGTCACCAACGACAACATCACCATTATCGTTCCTAACAGTCAATTCATAGATAGTCAGGTAATCAACTGGTCCCACAATGAACGAAAGATCCGTTTCAATTTCCCAGTGGGGGTTTCCTACAAGGAGAATCCAGAAAAAGTCAGGGAAATATTACTAGATGTCGCGAATGCTAATAAGGGGGTATTGACCACTCCGGAGCCAGATGTACTTTTTGAAGATTACGGGGACAGCAGTATCAACTTCAACTTAAGGGTTTGGACTTCTGAATATATCAATAGACCAAAAATCCTTAAAAGTCAGTTGTATTATGAAATCTTTAGAAGATTTGGTGAAGAAGGGATCGAAATTCCATTCCCTCAAAGGGATTTGCATCTTCGCTCCGGATTTGAAAATATGATTAAATAG
- a CDS encoding bifunctional GNAT family N-acetyltransferase/carbon-nitrogen hydrolase family protein, with protein sequence MSKNKEELEHRLRLRNIKLSDFDDIREIMVSIYKNPGGAWTKEELKNQLRVFPEGQICIEDNGKVVAAALSLIVDYSQFGDNHTYDEITGYGKFDTHNDEGDTLYGTDVFVDKEYRGMRIGRRLYDARKELCENLNLRSIIAGGRIPGYANYADEMTPRKYIDLVKNKEIFDPVLSFQLANEFHVRKVITKYLPEDTDSRAYATLLEWINIYYEKDEKLIGNKKSIVRLGLVQWKMRRFSNVDDLMQQVEFFVDTVSGYKSDFCLLPEFFNAPLLAEFNDMDASEAIRNLADYTDEIVSRMSDLAVSYNVNVIGGSMPEYDGKKLRNVSYLCRRDGTQAKQYKLHITPDEAAYWGLQGGNGINVFDTDAGRIGILICYDVEFPELGRILAEQEMDILFVPFWTDTKNAFLRVNTCAKSRAIENECYVAITGSVGNLPKVENMDIQYSQAAIFSPSDFSFPHDAVVAQASENEETIIVADVDLDLLTKQRKAGSVRNLEQRRLDLYSIQWKQKK encoded by the coding sequence ATGAGTAAGAATAAAGAAGAACTTGAACATAGGCTTCGGCTACGGAATATAAAGCTCTCGGATTTTGATGATATCCGGGAAATCATGGTTTCAATTTATAAAAACCCAGGGGGTGCCTGGACTAAAGAAGAACTTAAAAATCAATTACGAGTTTTCCCAGAGGGTCAGATTTGTATTGAGGACAATGGGAAGGTGGTTGCGGCAGCCTTGAGTTTGATCGTGGACTATAGCCAGTTCGGTGATAACCATACCTATGATGAGATTACGGGATATGGGAAGTTTGACACCCACAACGACGAGGGGGATACCTTGTATGGCACCGATGTGTTTGTAGATAAGGAATACCGCGGAATGCGGATCGGAAGGAGACTGTATGATGCGAGAAAGGAACTCTGTGAAAACCTCAACTTAAGGTCTATTATTGCCGGAGGTAGAATTCCCGGGTACGCCAATTATGCGGATGAGATGACCCCTCGTAAATACATCGATTTGGTCAAGAATAAAGAGATTTTTGATCCGGTGTTGTCTTTCCAGCTTGCCAATGAATTCCACGTTCGGAAAGTAATTACCAAATACCTTCCTGAAGATACTGATTCCCGTGCCTATGCCACCCTCTTGGAATGGATCAATATCTATTATGAGAAAGACGAAAAGCTGATAGGCAATAAGAAATCCATCGTAAGATTAGGTCTGGTTCAATGGAAAATGCGTCGTTTTTCCAATGTGGATGATTTGATGCAACAGGTAGAGTTTTTCGTGGATACGGTATCAGGGTACAAATCAGATTTTTGCTTGCTTCCCGAATTCTTTAATGCCCCTTTATTGGCAGAGTTTAATGACATGGATGCCTCTGAAGCTATCCGTAACCTGGCTGATTATACCGATGAGATTGTCTCTAGAATGAGTGACTTGGCAGTTTCTTATAACGTGAATGTGATTGGCGGTTCCATGCCCGAGTACGATGGCAAAAAGCTAAGGAACGTGAGTTACTTATGTAGAAGGGACGGTACGCAAGCCAAGCAATACAAACTCCATATCACTCCGGATGAAGCAGCCTATTGGGGACTTCAAGGCGGAAATGGAATCAATGTGTTTGATACAGATGCAGGAAGGATCGGTATTCTGATTTGCTATGATGTGGAATTCCCTGAATTGGGTAGGATCTTGGCTGAGCAGGAGATGGACATACTATTTGTGCCCTTCTGGACGGATACAAAAAATGCCTTCCTTCGGGTAAATACCTGTGCCAAATCCCGGGCCATCGAAAATGAATGTTACGTGGCGATCACGGGTTCTGTAGGAAACCTTCCTAAGGTGGAAAATATGGATATACAGTATTCTCAAGCAGCCATTTTTTCACCATCTGATTTCTCATTCCCTCATGATGCGGTGGTAGCGCAGGCTTCTGAAAATGAAGAAACCATTATTGTGGCAGATGTAGACTTGGATTTATTGACCAAGCAAAGAAAAGCCGGAAGTGTAAGAAATTTAGAACAAAGAAGATTAGACCTTTATTCAATCCAATGGAAACAGAAAAAATAA
- a CDS encoding KdsC family phosphatase: METEKIIASYFSSISEEIWERAKKIKLLISDIDGVMTDGGIIYDDRGLEFKKFNVKDGLIVKHLRKSGVLVGAITGRESQVVMNRCEELKFDFHYHGVKDKGKKLNDLLETMEIDMETVAYIGDDLIDVPILSQVGLAICPADALVYVQPFAHWVTQSKGGEGVFREVGDLILHSKGLLVPIIESLSTKEA; the protein is encoded by the coding sequence ATGGAAACAGAAAAAATAATCGCATCCTATTTCAGTTCAATTTCTGAAGAGATCTGGGAAAGAGCAAAAAAGATCAAACTCCTGATTTCGGATATAGATGGGGTGATGACAGACGGGGGTATTATCTACGACGATAGAGGATTGGAATTCAAAAAATTCAATGTAAAAGATGGGTTGATTGTCAAGCATTTGAGGAAATCCGGTGTTTTGGTTGGAGCAATTACTGGCAGGGAGTCCCAGGTAGTGATGAACCGATGCGAGGAATTGAAGTTTGATTTTCATTACCATGGAGTGAAGGATAAAGGCAAAAAGCTAAACGATCTCCTGGAAACCATGGAAATAGACATGGAGACCGTTGCTTACATTGGGGATGATTTGATCGATGTTCCCATACTAAGTCAAGTAGGACTTGCCATTTGTCCTGCAGATGCATTGGTCTATGTACAGCCATTTGCCCATTGGGTGACCCAAAGCAAAGGAGGAGAAGGGGTGTTTAGAGAGGTAGGAGATTTAATTTTACATTCCAAAGGACTATTGGTCCCGATTATTGAGAGTTTATCAACTAAAGAAGCATGA
- the kdsA gene encoding 3-deoxy-8-phosphooctulonate synthase: MIRNTKPMKITDQVILGEEKPVLFSGPCAVESYDICLEIGTKVKAWAEEHGFSYVFKASFDKANRTSSGSFRSIGMDKSLEVLQRVGKALGVPLVTDIHESYQAKEVAEVVDVLQIPAFLCRQTDLLLAAGETGKAVKIKRGQFMAPEDMQYAVTKVRSTGNENVCLTERGFSLGYHNLVVDMRGLPIMRQFAPVVFDITHSVQQPGGQGGTSGGQREFAPILARAAAGTGIDGFFIETHPEPAKALSDGPNLIPLHRMGDFLEMLKEAWEVGRKYQDFQIQ; encoded by the coding sequence ATGATTAGAAATACTAAACCCATGAAAATTACCGATCAGGTGATTTTAGGGGAAGAAAAACCGGTACTTTTTTCAGGCCCTTGTGCCGTAGAAAGCTATGATATTTGCCTTGAAATTGGCACCAAAGTAAAAGCTTGGGCAGAAGAACATGGCTTTTCCTATGTTTTTAAGGCTTCATTTGATAAAGCAAATAGAACTTCTTCAGGTTCATTCCGAAGTATTGGGATGGATAAGTCCTTGGAAGTTTTGCAACGCGTAGGCAAGGCTTTGGGCGTTCCTTTGGTAACAGATATTCATGAAAGCTACCAAGCAAAGGAAGTAGCTGAGGTAGTAGATGTTTTGCAGATACCTGCCTTCCTTTGTAGACAAACCGATTTATTATTGGCTGCCGGAGAAACCGGAAAAGCGGTGAAGATCAAGAGAGGTCAGTTCATGGCACCGGAAGATATGCAGTACGCCGTGACCAAAGTGCGGTCTACAGGAAATGAAAACGTGTGCTTGACAGAAAGAGGTTTTTCTCTTGGTTACCATAACCTGGTGGTGGATATGAGGGGGCTGCCCATTATGAGGCAATTTGCCCCGGTGGTATTTGACATTACTCATTCGGTACAGCAACCGGGAGGTCAAGGAGGAACATCCGGAGGGCAACGGGAATTCGCACCGATTTTGGCAAGGGCTGCAGCAGGCACCGGGATTGATGGATTCTTTATAGAAACCCACCCAGAACCAGCTAAAGCATTGAGTGACGGGCCGAATTTGATTCCGCTCCACAGAATGGGTGATTTCCTGGAGATGCTCAAGGAGGCTTGGGAAGTTGGAAGAAAATATCAGGACTTTCAAATCCAATAA